From Diceros bicornis minor isolate mBicDic1 chromosome 8, mDicBic1.mat.cur, whole genome shotgun sequence, a single genomic window includes:
- the SRD5A3 gene encoding polyprenol reductase, with protein MATWMGVELSELNPLRALWLALAAAFLLTLLLQLVPPGLLPGWALFQDLIRHGKTKLEGPLRPAACRAFDVPKRYFSHFYIISVLWNGFLLWHLTQSLFLGAPLPNWLHGLLRILGAEQFQGGELALSAFLVLVFLWLHSLRRLFECLYVSVFSNVMIHVVQYCFGLFYYVIVGLTVLSQVPMDGKNVYVMGKNLLMQARWFHILGMMMFIWSSAHQYKCHVILGNLRKNKAGVVIHCNHRIPFGDWFEYVSSPNYLAELMIYISMAVTFGFHNLTWWLVVTYVFFSHALFAFFSHKFYKSKFVSYPKHRKAFLPFLF; from the exons ATGGCTACCTGGATGGGGGTCGAGCTCTCGGAGCTGAACCCGCTGCGCGCTCTGTGGCTCGCGCTGGCCGCCGCCTTCCTGTTGACCCTGCTGCTGCAGCTCGTACCGCCCGGCTTGCTCCCGGGCTGGGCGCTCTTCCAGGACTTGATCCGCCATGGAAAAACCAAGCTCGAGGGGCCGCTGCGCCCGGCCGCCTGCCGGGCTTTTGATGTCCCCAAGAG GTATTTTTCTCACTTCTATATCATCTCTGTGCTGTGGAATGGTTTCCTGCTTTGGCACCTTACACAATCTCTGTTCCTGGGAGCGCCTTTACCAAACTGGCTGCACGGCCTGCTCAGGATTCTTGGGGCTGAGCAATTCCAAG GAGGTGAGCTGGCACTGTCTGCATTCTTAGTGTTAGTATTTCTGTGGCTACACAGCTTGCGAAGACTCTTCGAGTGCTTGTATGTTAGTGTCTTCTCCAATGTCATGATTCACGTCGTGCAGTACTGTTTTGGACTTTTCTACTATGTTATCGTCGGCCTAACTGTGCTGAGCCAAGTGCCAATGGACGGCAAGAATG TCTATGTGATGGGGAAAAATCTCTTAATGCAAGCTCGGTGGTTCCATATCCTCGGAATGATGATGTTCATCTGGTCATCTGCCCATCAGTATAAGTGCCATGTCATTCTCGGAAATctcaggaaaaataaagcag GAGTGGTCATTCACTGTAACCACCGAATCCCTTTTGGAGACTGGTTTGAATACGTGTCTTCCCCTAACTACTTAGCAGAGCTGATGATCTACATTTCCATGGCTGTCACCTTTGGATTCCACAACTTAACTTGGTGGCTAGTGGTGACATATGTCTTCTTCAGCCATGCCCTGTTTGCTTTCTTCAGCCACAAATTCTACAAAAGCAAATTTGTCTCCTACCCAAAGCATAGGAAAGCTTTCCTACCATTTCTGTTTTAA